The sequence TAAATTTGCTGGAGGTATTTCAATGACTACTAACAATTACAAAAGTATGGATCGCAGAGATTTTCTAAAGGTAGGAGGCATGAGTACGGTTGCACTATCACTTGGTGCTGCAGGTGCATTTGCCCTTGGTAATGCGGACAAAGCTTCAGCAGCTCGTCCAGGAAATCCAACAAGTGGTTTTGGTGGATATGGTCCACTTGTTCCAGATCCGAATGGCATTCTTGATCTTCCAAGAGGCTTCCAGTACAAAATTATCTCAAAAGAAGGCGACCTAATGACAGACGGAACTCCAATTCCTGGAGCATTTGATGGAATGGCAGCATTTGAAGGACCAAACAATACGACTGTTCTTGTTCGTAATCATGAATTAGGAGCTGGTACCGCATTTGGAAAAAACCCATATAATGCTGGTGCTTTAGGTGGAACAACGGCTCTAGTGGTAGGTGCAAACCGTGAAGTAATGAAAGAGTATGTTACTTCTTCAGGTACAGTTCGTAATTGTGCGGGTGGCGCTACTCCTTGGGGCACTTGGCTGACATGTGAAGAATACCGCTCTGAAACACACGGATACGTTTTTGAAATAGATCCACAGAATCCAGAAAATGAATTGTCTAAAACACCAATTAAAGAAATGGGCCGTTTCGCTCACGAGGCCTGTGCGATTGATCCTTCAACTGGATATGTATACTTAACTGAGGATGCTAAACCAAGTTTCCTTTACCGATTCATCCCAAATGACCTGAGCCAAAAACCTGGTTCGTTACAAAAAGGCGGAACGCTTTATGCAGCGGCCATTGAAGAAGTAACAGATCCAGCTGCTAGTAACTTTAAAACAGGACAAACATTTAAGATTGTCTGGAAGCAAGTAGATCCTCATTTATGTGTTGAAGACGCTAAGGCGCAAAACTGTATTCAATTCAGTAGACTTGAGGGAGCATTCTTCCAAGAGGGTGTGTTCTGGTTCGATGATACTTCTGCAGGTGACAAAAAGCTAGGACGCGTTTATCGTTATGTTCCTCACACAAATACGCTGGAGCTTTTCTATGAAGGAAATGATGCACAACAAATGGAATATCCGGATAATATCTGCTGTACTCCTTGGGGAGACCTTTGGTATGCAGAAGATGGTTCTGGTCAAGATCGCATTATGGGGATTACCCCTGAAGGAAACGTCTATCCTTTTGCAGCGAACCGTTTAAGTGATTCTGAATTGGCAGGTCCTACCTTCTCACCTGATGGAAAAACACTTTTTGTCAATATTCAAAGCCCAGGAAAAACCTTTGCTATTTTGGGCCCGTTCGCACGCAGAAACGCTGCACGCGCAAGAGAAATGTCTTTTGCTGCTCCAAAAAATCTTGCACCAAAAATTTCTGAGCAAACGGCTAAAGCTGCTGAAGCACAAGGTATGTCAGTTCTAGAAGCTGCAGCATTTGAGCGTCACGGAATAAAATTGGGTTGATCCAGGTTAAAAAAAGAGATGTAAGCTAACACTTGCGATGGTTTACATCTTTTTTATATAACACAGAGTTGTGGAATACCTTATCCTTGATGGAAGGCAGTATACAAAGTGATTTTAGTTTGTATACAGCATCTTCATCAAGCCTTAAACATGATCTTTCTTCCACATATTCAATCAATTTCAAATGATTCTATTTTACTTACTGAGCCAAAATGCCGTGTTTGTGGTAAAGATGCACATTATAATTTAGATCATTTTATACCAGAAAGAAAAAAAGCGATCTAAACATTGGAGGTTACGGAATGTTACAGAATATCGGAATACCTGGTTTAATTCTCCTTCTTGTCATTGCACTAATTATCTTCGGTCCATCAAAATTGCCAGAAGTGGGCCGTGCATTTGGGAATACTTTAAAAGAGTTTAAAAAAGCAACAAATGAACTTGTGAACGGAGATACCGAGGAGAAAAAAACTTCACAGGAATCAGTGAAGCTTCAAGCAGTCGATCAAAAACAAAGTAATACTGGAAGCTAATTTCCAGCATTACTTCCCCACATACCTTATGAAAGATGTAAGTATAAATCATTTTGCTTACATCTTTCTTCTCGTAGCGAGAGGAGCCATTTTACATGCAGAAAATTCAAATGAATTTTGTAGAGCATTTAGAAGAGTTAAGGAAAAGACTTATTATTACGGTTTTAGCCTTTTTAATTTCCTTTATGATCTCCTTTATTTTTGTACAGGACATTTATCAGTTTTTGGTAAAAGATCTAGATGGGAAGTTAGCCCTTCTAGGTCCAGGAGATATTCTTTGGGTGTACATGGTACTCGCAGGCATCTCAGGAATTGCCATTACCATCCCTGTCCTTGCCTACCAGACTTGGAGATTTGTTAGTCCTGCTCTAACCAAGAATGAACAGAGGGTATCACTAGCATTTATTCCAGGATTGTTTCTCTTATTTCTTACTGGTATTTCCTTTGGGTATTTTGTACTTTTTCCAATTGTTTTTTCTTTTTTACAAAGTCTAGCAGGAGACCAATTTCAAGCATTCTTTACCGTTGATCGTTACTTCAAATTCATGATCAACCTAACACTTCCCTTTGGCTTTCTTTTTGAAATGCCAGCAGTTGTCATGTTTTTAACAAAACTCGGGATCATTAATCCTATTAGATTAATGAAAGCACGTAAGCTATCTTATTTTGTGCTAATTGTAGTGTCGGTCCTAATCACACCACCTGACTTAATATCTGATATTCTCGTCATTCTACCCTTGCTACTTCTATATGAAATTAGCATATCATTATCAAAGTTCGTATATAAAAAGAACATTTCGGCCTCGAGTATGGCCGCATAATGGTACAGGGGGACAGGCACCTTGTCCCAGCAACACCAGCTGGGACAGGGTACCTGTCCCTGTGTCCCTACATAAACATCTCAATATCTTCTGTTGTATTGGTTATGCCGCCTACTCCGAAGTTTTCAACTAGGAAGTTTGTTACATTTGGTGATAGGAATGCAGGTAATGTTGGACCTACATGAATATTTTTTACACCAAGGTACAGTAAAGATAAGAAAACGATTACTGCTTTTTGCTCGTACCAGGCGATATTATAAGATAGCGGTAACTCATTTATGCTTTCTAATCCGAAGGCATCTTTTAACTTTAGAGCTGTCATGACTAAAGAATAGGAGTCATTACACTGACCTGCATCTAGTACTCTTGGAATTCCGTTTATATCCCCTAAATCCAGCTTGTTATATCGATATTTCGCACAGCCCGCTGTTAAAATAATCGTGTCCTTCGGTAGTTCTTCAGCAAACTCTTTATAATAAGATCTGCTCTTATGACGGCCATCACAGCCTGCCATTACAAAGAAACGTTTTATATCCCCTTGCTTCACTGCATCAACCACTTTGTCAGCTACTTGGGCAACCTGATTGTGTGCAAATCCTCCGATAATTTCGCCTTTTTCAATTTCAACTGGTGGTTCACACATTTTCGCATGGTCAATGATCATTGAAAAGTCTTTGGAACCATCTTCCCTTTTCTCAATGTAGTTTACCCCCTCTACAGCCGTAGCACCTGTTGTATACATTCTTCCTTTATAGGATGCTTTTGGTGGAACAATACAGTTTGTTGTCATGAGAATCGGTCCGTTAAAGCTTTCAAATTCACGTGTTTGCTCCCACCATGCGTTCCCGTAATTGCCTACAAAGTGATTATATTTTTTGAAAGCAGGATAATAGTTCGCTGATAGCATTTCACTATGTGTATAAACATCAACACCCGTACCTTCTGTTTGCTTTAACAGTTCCTCCATATCCTTAAGGTCATGCCCGCTTATTAAGATTCCTGGATTTTGACGCACACCGATGTTGACCTTCGTCATTTCTGGATGACCATATGTTGACGTATTGGCAGTATCTAATAATTCCATTGCTGACACACCGTATTTTCCACATTCCATCGAAAGATCAATTAACTCTTGCATGGAAACTTCATCATCCGTTGTTTGAGCAAGTGCTTTTTGCATGAACGCATATAAATTGTCATCAGTATAGTTCAACTGTGCAGCATGCTGCAAGTAGGCCGCTAAACCTTTCAAACCGTAAACAATTAATTCTCTTAATGAACGAATGTCTTCATCTCTCGTTGCTAGAATGCTAACTTCTTGAGAGGCAGATTTTATTTCAAGATCCTCATTCGTCTCAGCATACCAAGTTACAAAATCAGTGTGACTGTGAAGTCTGTAACCTGCCTCTAAAATAGAATCTTTAACTTCTTCACGGATTCTTAATCCTTCTCTGACTTTATTAAAAAACTCATTTTTATCCCAATTTGCATTGGTAATGGTCATAAACAGGCCATTTACTATAAAGCCATCTGCCTTTGGATGATTTAATCCGACTTCACGAGCAAATGTATTTACAATTGCAACTCCCTTAAGGGTATAGATTAGTAGATCCTGCATATTCGCTAAATCATCTTTCTTCCCACATACCCCAGCAATCGTACAGCCCGTTCCTTTTGCAGTTTCTTGACACTGGAAACAAAACATACTCATCACAACCAACCTCCCGTTAATAACTAGATTTGTTCCTCAACCTCATTACAGAACAATCCTAACAGAAGTTAAAATATCCCGAAGTGACCTACATCACTATGGGACTGTGGGACAAAGGGACAGGTACCTTGTCCCAGTCACCCTAACCCAGCCAACGCTCCCTTACTAATCAAAAAAGGACCCCTAAGTGAGGTTCCTTTCTTAAAAAATTCCTTTTATTCAATAGACGAAGCAATCGCGTTTAAATCGTTAAGTATAGAAGGCTTTTCTCCACCACAATAAAAAGCTGTTACTAATTGATAACAAGTGTTCTGATCTATTAAATAACAACGGTGTGTTTTCATTTCGTATACAAAATAGCTTTGTTGCTCAGCTTTCCTTCCATCAACCACTTTATATGGTTCAAGATCAAATAGTTCACGCAAACCAGCTTGAGCCAAATCAACAAATTCTTCTCTTGTTACTTCTCTTAGAGCCACTTTTTCGTTCATGGTATAAACCTCCCGCATTTTTATTCTATAACTAAAAGTCAAGATACTCTCTGTAGCAATAACTATATATGTTATGGTTTTCTTGGTTCCTGCATGCAAATTTTATCATAATAATGTTTTCAGATGAAAACGATATGCTCGGGAGTTGTATGACCCAAAATAATAAGAAAAAGGACGAATCATACTTCAGTGTGAAGTACGATTCGTCCCTTAAAAGCATTATTTAGTAGGCGGAGCAATCTCACTCGGAATTGGACACTCATATTCCATTCCTTCACGCTTTTCTACTAGTTCCGCTTTTGCCTTTTCTAACACTTCTGGATTAGATAGGATATCAATCGCAGTTCCAGCAAGGACTTTGCCTGCGTGAAGCATTCCTTTATGTGCAATCGATGTTGCACCTTGGCTCGTCATTTGCCAAGAGTGAGCCGGAGTTCCAAATACCCAACACGGTCCCCAGAATTGTGCTGTCGGAGTGACCCAACTAACATCCCCTACATCTGTAGACCCTGCAAGTACTTCTGTTGTCTCTGTGTTCGGAAGCACTTTGTCTAGAAACACTGCTTCTCTCATGTTTTTTGAAATTTTATGATGGTATTCTTTCTTTATATGCTGATGAGTATTTTGCAGATCATCATCCGTAATTTTAGCCATAATTTCACTACCAAACGCCATTTCACTTTCATCATATTTTGGAAGTGGGAATTTAGTCAGATTGTCATACATAATCTCGCCAATCGCACTATTAGAAATATAGTTTGAGCATCCGCTGTCAACGACAATCTCTAATTCCGTCTCTGTCATAAGGGCAGCACCACGAGCAATGTTACACACTCGTTCGTAAAGCTTTTTCACCTCCGCTAATTTAGGCGAGCGAATCAAATATAAAACTTCCGATTCTGCCTGAACAACGTTTGGTGAAACTCCACCTGAATTCGTAATCGCATAGTGAATTCTAGCCTCTGGAATCATATGCTCACGCAAGTAGTTAACTCCAACATTCATTAACTCAACGGCATCTAACGCACTTCTTCCAAGATGAGGTGAAGCAGCAGCATGTGAAGCCGTTCCTTTAAATCTAAAATAGACTTGAAAGTTTGCAAGCGTTGAGGCATTAAACATAGCAGGGAATGAACCTGGATGCCACGTTAGTGCACAATCTACATCTTCAAATAGCCCTTCTCGAACCATAAACGTTTTGCCAGATCCACCTTCTTCTGCCGGACATCCGTAATAGCGAAGTGTTCCCACTACATTATTTTCTTCCATATACTGTTTTACCGCTACAACACTCGCCAACACTGATGCTCCATATAAATTATGTCCACACCCATGTCCATTTCCGCCTTCTATTAAGGCAGATTTCGTTGCTTCTCCCTGTTTCTGGCTTAATCCCGAAAGAGCATCATATTCTCCAAGCATCCCAATGACAGGCGTTCCTGTTCCAAAACTTGCAACAAAAGCTGTCTTCATGCCTCCTACTCCACGTTCAACGGAAAACCCTTCTGCTTCAAGCATTTGGCACAGAAGCTCTGCTGATTGAAACTCCTGAAATTTTGTTTCCGCAAACTCCCAGATCTTATCACTGACAGAAATAAACACATCACGCTTGCTTTCAATCACTTCATCAATTTTTGATATGAAATCTAATGTTTTCATTTCTCCACCCCGCCTATTAATGAAAGAAATTTAAGTATGAAAAGACTAAGTTCTTTTTATTATATTACAGTAAAATTAGGTGAAATACAAAACCTTCGGAATTTTAAAACTTTTTTCCATTCGATGATCTATTAGTGTGTTTGGTTTCATCAGGTTCAAAGATTGATATCTTCTGTTCTTCGAAAAAAAACTGAAAGTGTGGAAGATGTTAAACAGAATCTTCTTCATACAATTAAAGATTTATAGGTAGCAAAAGGACCGTACACAAGCTTCATCCGGAAGCACAAGAACCGTCCTTTTTTACTTTTATTTTAATTTTGTATTGTCCCTATAAACATTCGTTATAACCTAATGAACTGTATCATATAGTTAGGTAGTTAAATTTCCAAAAAAGGGGCGAATCAGCATGAATCAACAGCCACCATCATTTATGAGTATCATTGACCCTTATGTTTATCAAACACTGCAGGGAATTGTCGGAGCTTCTGTTGTTGTGGAGACAACAAAAGGTACTGTTACAGGAAGACTTAGTGTCGTAATGCCTGATCATATTGTCATTGAATCAGGTGGTTCTCCATTCTTTATCCGTACACAACAAATTGTTTGGGTAATCCCAAGAGGATAAGGAGGATTTTATGTTTAAACGAG is a genomic window of Bacillus mesophilus containing:
- a CDS encoding alkaline phosphatase PhoX, whose product is MTTNNYKSMDRRDFLKVGGMSTVALSLGAAGAFALGNADKASAARPGNPTSGFGGYGPLVPDPNGILDLPRGFQYKIISKEGDLMTDGTPIPGAFDGMAAFEGPNNTTVLVRNHELGAGTAFGKNPYNAGALGGTTALVVGANREVMKEYVTSSGTVRNCAGGATPWGTWLTCEEYRSETHGYVFEIDPQNPENELSKTPIKEMGRFAHEACAIDPSTGYVYLTEDAKPSFLYRFIPNDLSQKPGSLQKGGTLYAAAIEEVTDPAASNFKTGQTFKIVWKQVDPHLCVEDAKAQNCIQFSRLEGAFFQEGVFWFDDTSAGDKKLGRVYRYVPHTNTLELFYEGNDAQQMEYPDNICCTPWGDLWYAEDGSGQDRIMGITPEGNVYPFAANRLSDSELAGPTFSPDGKTLFVNIQSPGKTFAILGPFARRNAARAREMSFAAPKNLAPKISEQTAKAAEAQGMSVLEAAAFERHGIKLG
- a CDS encoding twin-arginine translocase TatA/TatE family subunit, whose amino-acid sequence is MLQNIGIPGLILLLVIALIIFGPSKLPEVGRAFGNTLKEFKKATNELVNGDTEEKKTSQESVKLQAVDQKQSNTGS
- the tatC gene encoding twin-arginine translocase subunit TatC, whose protein sequence is MQKIQMNFVEHLEELRKRLIITVLAFLISFMISFIFVQDIYQFLVKDLDGKLALLGPGDILWVYMVLAGISGIAITIPVLAYQTWRFVSPALTKNEQRVSLAFIPGLFLLFLTGISFGYFVLFPIVFSFLQSLAGDQFQAFFTVDRYFKFMINLTLPFGFLFEMPAVVMFLTKLGIINPIRLMKARKLSYFVLIVVSVLITPPDLISDILVILPLLLLYEISISLSKFVYKKNISASSMAA
- the hcp gene encoding hydroxylamine reductase, which produces MFCFQCQETAKGTGCTIAGVCGKKDDLANMQDLLIYTLKGVAIVNTFAREVGLNHPKADGFIVNGLFMTITNANWDKNEFFNKVREGLRIREEVKDSILEAGYRLHSHTDFVTWYAETNEDLEIKSASQEVSILATRDEDIRSLRELIVYGLKGLAAYLQHAAQLNYTDDNLYAFMQKALAQTTDDEVSMQELIDLSMECGKYGVSAMELLDTANTSTYGHPEMTKVNIGVRQNPGILISGHDLKDMEELLKQTEGTGVDVYTHSEMLSANYYPAFKKYNHFVGNYGNAWWEQTREFESFNGPILMTTNCIVPPKASYKGRMYTTGATAVEGVNYIEKREDGSKDFSMIIDHAKMCEPPVEIEKGEIIGGFAHNQVAQVADKVVDAVKQGDIKRFFVMAGCDGRHKSRSYYKEFAEELPKDTIILTAGCAKYRYNKLDLGDINGIPRVLDAGQCNDSYSLVMTALKLKDAFGLESINELPLSYNIAWYEQKAVIVFLSLLYLGVKNIHVGPTLPAFLSPNVTNFLVENFGVGGITNTTEDIEMFM
- a CDS encoding M20 family metallopeptidase, coding for MKTLDFISKIDEVIESKRDVFISVSDKIWEFAETKFQEFQSAELLCQMLEAEGFSVERGVGGMKTAFVASFGTGTPVIGMLGEYDALSGLSQKQGEATKSALIEGGNGHGCGHNLYGASVLASVVAVKQYMEENNVVGTLRYYGCPAEEGGSGKTFMVREGLFEDVDCALTWHPGSFPAMFNASTLANFQVYFRFKGTASHAAASPHLGRSALDAVELMNVGVNYLREHMIPEARIHYAITNSGGVSPNVVQAESEVLYLIRSPKLAEVKKLYERVCNIARGAALMTETELEIVVDSGCSNYISNSAIGEIMYDNLTKFPLPKYDESEMAFGSEIMAKITDDDLQNTHQHIKKEYHHKISKNMREAVFLDKVLPNTETTEVLAGSTDVGDVSWVTPTAQFWGPCWVFGTPAHSWQMTSQGATSIAHKGMLHAGKVLAGTAIDILSNPEVLEKAKAELVEKREGMEYECPIPSEIAPPTK
- a CDS encoding YuzF family protein gives rise to the protein MNQQPPSFMSIIDPYVYQTLQGIVGASVVVETTKGTVTGRLSVVMPDHIVIESGGSPFFIRTQQIVWVIPRG